One genomic window of Trichomycterus rosablanca isolate fTriRos1 chromosome 1, fTriRos1.hap1, whole genome shotgun sequence includes the following:
- the lrtm2a gene encoding leucine-rich repeat and transmembrane domain-containing protein 2 — translation MWLTTRHTVTRCRETTKSSPALLCLFYLFVLHLQSFSGCPSACVCSSTEADCSGRGLISLPALFLLPSTTEALLLPNNHLSSLPASAFTNLSSLKRLDLSNNYLNKLPATVFAKLANLTDLSLRNNSLTVLDRDLLQGLGDLQRLDLSLNGLGGVPLGLFGHQHGLTWLSLAGNRLRGLERAAFEPLGNLQHLELGSNPWECDCNLRDFKHWIEWLLYRGGFVDAVECTLPKELRGRDIRSIPVEMFNYCFLLDDENGGGTGGTKGPLPCMRSTAAPSPESVVARSESELTDCAKQRYRPVSVRRAIGTVVIAGVVCGIVCIMMVAAAAYGCIYASLMAKYQRELKKRQPLMGSTEAEADPEEKQISSVA, via the exons CTCTGCTTTGCCTGTTTTATCTATTCGTTCTGCACCTGCAGTCATTCTCTGGCTGCCCATCTGCATGTGTTTGCAGTTCCACTGAGGCGGACTGCAGCGGGCGTGGCCTTATTTCCCTCCCTGCCCTTTTTTTGCTTCCATCAACCACTGAAGCACTACTCTTGCCAAATAATCACCTCTCCTCCTTGCCTGCCTCTGCCTTTACCAACCTCAGCTCCCTGAAGAGACTTGACTTGTCCAACAACTACCTTAACAAGCTTCCTGCCACTGTGTTTGCTAAGCTGGCAAACCTGACTGACCTTAGCTTAAGGAACAACAGTCTGACTGTGCTGGATCGTGACCTCCTGCAGGGCCTGGGAGACCTTCAGCGGTTGGATTTGTCACTAAACGGCTTGGGTGGCGTGCCGCTCGGCCTGTTTGGCCATCAGCATGGCTTGACATGGCTCTCGCTAGCTGGTAACAGGCTCAGAGGACTGGAGAGGGCTGCTTTTGAGCCCTTAGGAAATCTGCAGCACCTTGAGCTGGGCTCCAACCCATGGGAGTGCGACTGCAATCTGCGTGACTTCAAACACTGGATAGAATGGCTCCTGTACCGAG GTGGCTTTGTAGATGCTGTGGAGTGCACACTTCCAAAAGAGCTGAGAGGGCGGGACATCCGGAGCATTCCAGTGGAGATGTTTAACTACTGCTTTTTATTAGATGATGAGAATGGAGGTGGGACTGGGGGGACAAAGGGTCCTTTACCCTGTATGCGTTCCACTGCTGCTCCATCACCTGAGAGTGTTGTGGCTCGGAGTGAGTCAGAGTTAACAGATTGCGCTAAACAACGTTATCGCCCTGTCAGCGTCCGTCGTGCTATTGGCACAGTGGTAATTGCTGGTGTTGTGTGTGGCATTGTATGCATTATGATGGTGGCAGCAGCAGCTTATGGATGCATCTATGCCTCACTAATGGCCAAGTACCAGCGTGAGCTAAAAAAGAGGCAGCCACTAATGGGCAGTACAGAGGCGGAAGCTGATCCAGAAGAGAAGCAAATCTCATCAGTTGCATAA